A single window of Sebastes umbrosus isolate fSebUmb1 chromosome 16, fSebUmb1.pri, whole genome shotgun sequence DNA harbors:
- the rtf1 gene encoding RNA polymerase-associated protein RTF1 homolog, with the protein MVNVKKRKGRVVIDSDSEDSASDDNLDQELLSLAKRKRVDSGDQDEPVSKPAASTDSETSDSDDEWTVGGTKGKKKVKPGKGSEKKNATKKKVNKATASGSSNGDSSAESSAPEEGEVSDSESNSSSSSSDSDSSEDEVFRDGYDDDLMGDAEDRARLEQMTEKEREQELFNRIEKREVLKRRFEIKKKLKTAKKKEKEEKKKKQEEEQEKRKLSQVQDTQVVMSHNKERRSKRDEKLDKKSQAMEELKAEREKKKNKTAELLAKRQPLKTSEVYSDDEEEEEEDDDKSSVKSDRSSRSSSYDDDEKEDTPPKSQPVSLPDELNRVRLSRHKLERWCHMPFFAKTVTGCFVRIGIGNSSSKPVYRVAEIVDVVETAKVYQLGTTRTNKGLQLRHGGDTRVFRLEFVSNQEFMESEFMKWKEAMVVAGMQVPTLDEITKKEQSIKEALNYKFNDKDIEDIVKEKDRFRKAPPNYAMKKTQLLKDKAMAEEIGDSDKVKAIQDELNELEERAEALDRQRTKSISAISYINQRNRSWNIVESEKALVAEGQKNAKNQQMDPFTRRQCKPTMVSNARDPSVHAAILAHLNQKYGSGSELDANTDINKLGQLNSKDKDGPKPNTDLSEDLFKVHDFDVKIDLQVPNAEAKSLSVSSNALPVKDGAPRRSLNLEDYKKRRGLI; encoded by the exons ATGGTGAATGTAAAGAAGCGGAAAGGTCGAGTCGTGATTGACTCTGACTCTGAGGACAGTGCTAGCGACGATAACTTAGATCAG GAGCTCTTGTCCTTGGCAAAGAGGAAGAGGGTTGATTCAGGTGATCAGGATGAGCCGGTCAGCAAACCTGCAGCTTCTACAGACTCCGAGACGTCCGATAGTGATGATGAG TGGACTGTGGGTGGCACCAAAGGCAAAAAGAAGGTTAAACCAGGGAAAGGGTCCGAGAAGAAGAACGCTACAAAGAAGAAGGTTAATAAAGCGACGGCGTCTGGCAGCTCAAATGGAGACAGCTCAGCTGAGAGCTCCGCACCAGAGGAGG GCGAGGTGTCTGACTCCGAGAGCAACAGCTCGTCTTCCAGCTCCGACTCGGACTCTTCCGAAGACGAGGTGTTCAGGGACGGTTACGACGACGACTTGATGGGAGACGCGGAGGACAGAGCTCGCCTGGAGCAAATgacggagaaggagagagagcaagagcTGTTCAACAGAATTGAGAAGAGAGAGGTGCTAAAGAGACG TTTTGAAATCAAGAAGAAGCTGAAGACGgcaaagaagaaggagaaagaggagaagaaaaagaagcaggaggaagaaCAAGAAAAGAGGAAGCTATCTCAGGTTCAAGACACACAAGTG GTCATGTCACACAACAAGGAGAGACGATCCAAACGTGACGAAAAACTTGACAAAAAGTCCCAGGCCATGGAGGAGCTCAAAGCTGAAcgtgagaagaagaaaaacaaaacag CGGAGCTGCTGGCCAAACGTCAGCCCCTGAAGACGAGCGAGGTTTACTCTgacgacgaggaggaagaggaggaagacgatgACAAGTCATCAGTCAAAAGTGACCGGAGTTCCCGCTCATCGTCTTATGATGATGACGA AAAAGAAGATACTCCACCGAAGTCGCAGCCTGTTTCATTACCAGATGAGCTCAACAGGGTCCGCCTGTCCAGACACAAGCTGGAGCGCTGGTGCCACATGCCCTTCTTTGCTAAGACCGTGACCGGCTGCTTTGTGAGGATAGGGATCGGGAACAGCAGCAGTAAACCAGTTTACAGG GTTGCTGAAATTGTGGATGTGGTTGAGACGGCGAAGGTTTACCAACTTGGAACAACGCGAACAAACAAGGGATTACAATTAAG GCATGGCGGTGACACGCGGGTGTTCAGGCTTGAGTTTGTATCAAATCAGGAGTTTATGGAAAGCGAGTTCATGAAGTGGAAAGAGGCG ATGGTCGTTGCTGGAATGCAAGTACCGACTCTCGACGAAATCACCAAAAAAGAGCAGTCCATCAAAGAAGCTCTGAACTACAAGTTCAATGACAAAGACATTGAGGAT ATTGTTAAAGAAAAGGACCGATTCCGAAAAGCACCACCAAATTACGCCATGAAGAAAACGCAGTTACTCAAAGATAAG GCCATGGCAGAAGAGATTGGAGATAGTGACAAAGTGAAAGCGATCCAAGATGAGCTGAACGAACTCGAGGAGAGGGCAGAAGCACTTGACAGACAGAGGACCAAGAGCATCTCTGCCATCAG CTACATCAATCAGAGGAACAGAAGCTGGAACATTGTTGAATCTGAGAAAGCTCTTGTG gctgaaggacaaaaaaatgccaaaaaccAACAAATGGATCCTTTCACACGAAGACAGTGCAAACCCACCATGGTGTCTAAT GCCAGAGACCCGTCAGTCCACGCAGCTATTCTTGCTCACTTGAACCAGAAGTACGGCTCTGGGTCGGAACTCGATGCTAACACTGACATAAACAAACTG GGTCAACTAAACTCAAAGGACAAAGATGGCCCCAAGCCAAACACTGACCTCTCAGAGGACTTGTTTAAAGTTCATGATTTCGACGTCAAGATTGACCTTCAGGTTCCCAATGCAG AGGCAAAGTCTTTGTCCGTGAGCTCCAACGCGCTGCCGGTGAAGGACGGCGCTCCCCGCCGGTCCCTCAACCTGGAAGACTACAAGAAGAGGAGGGGGCTGATCTGA